In the Pseudanabaena sp. PCC 7367 genome, one interval contains:
- the serS gene encoding serine--tRNA ligase → MLDIKLLRSQPEQIQELLNRRGGNYDLNQILELDSQIRELGTKRSNLQAEGNEIGKQVGQLIQSLKQAGGDLAEVDALKEKGNQVKAAIAALEPTEKALRQQMEEMLLVLPNLPSETTPIGKSEADNVEVRRWGDEFKPNHEVLPHEQIGTKLGILNIERGVKVAQARFISLWGAGAALERALIQFMLNTHTAKSYVEVMPPFLVNSDSMTGTGQLPKFAEDAFKCAEDDLWLIPTAEVPVTNLYRDEILEAETLPIHHCAYTPCFRREAGSYGRDTSGIMRLHQFNKVELVKFVHPDRSADEHEALVNDAEAILQLLKLPYRVVELCSGDLGFSAQKCYDLEVWVPAANKYREISSCSNFGDFQARRANLRFKTKGKKGTEYLHTLNGSGLAVGRTMLAILENYQQADGRVLVPEVLQPIMGREYL, encoded by the coding sequence GTGTTAGATATCAAGCTGCTGCGATCGCAACCAGAGCAAATCCAGGAATTACTAAATCGCCGGGGCGGTAACTATGACCTGAATCAAATTCTGGAATTAGACAGCCAGATTAGAGAACTGGGCACCAAACGCTCCAACTTACAGGCCGAAGGTAATGAGATCGGCAAACAGGTGGGGCAGCTAATCCAATCGCTCAAGCAAGCTGGTGGCGATCTGGCCGAAGTAGATGCGCTCAAGGAAAAGGGTAATCAAGTAAAAGCAGCGATCGCAGCACTGGAGCCGACCGAAAAGGCACTGCGTCAGCAAATGGAAGAGATGCTGTTGGTGTTGCCCAATTTGCCGTCTGAGACCACGCCGATCGGCAAGAGTGAAGCTGATAACGTCGAAGTGCGGCGCTGGGGGGATGAGTTTAAACCAAACCATGAAGTGCTACCCCACGAACAAATCGGCACTAAGTTGGGCATTTTAAACATTGAACGGGGTGTAAAGGTTGCCCAGGCCAGATTCATTAGCCTCTGGGGTGCCGGAGCAGCATTGGAGCGAGCCTTGATTCAATTCATGCTCAATACCCACACCGCCAAAAGCTATGTGGAAGTGATGCCACCATTTCTGGTTAATTCTGATTCCATGACTGGCACTGGCCAATTGCCCAAATTTGCGGAAGATGCATTTAAGTGTGCCGAAGATGATCTATGGTTGATCCCGACGGCCGAAGTGCCGGTTACCAATCTCTATCGGGATGAAATTCTGGAAGCAGAAACCCTGCCGATTCATCACTGTGCCTATACGCCCTGTTTCCGGCGCGAAGCGGGTAGCTATGGCCGAGACACCAGTGGCATCATGCGATTGCATCAGTTTAATAAAGTAGAGCTGGTTAAATTTGTCCACCCCGATCGATCGGCCGATGAGCATGAAGCATTGGTGAATGATGCAGAAGCAATTCTACAGTTGCTAAAACTACCTTATCGGGTGGTAGAGCTATGTAGTGGTGATCTGGGCTTTTCGGCACAAAAGTGCTATGACCTGGAAGTGTGGGTGCCGGCGGCCAATAAGTACCGCGAGATTTCCAGTTGCTCTAATTTTGGCGATTTCCAAGCGCGGCGGGCTAATCTACGCTTCAAAACCAAGGGCAAGAAAGGCACTGAATATTTACACACCCTGAATGGTTCTGGATTGGCGGTGGGTAGAACCATGCTGGCGATCTTAGAAAACTATCAACAGGCCGATGGACGGGTGTTGGTGCCGGAAGTTTTGCAACCAATCATGGGCAGAGAGTATCTTTAA
- a CDS encoding DUF7219 family protein produces the protein MELATHKSLENIIKKDKFLFPRSAYRGKFTVENLIFDANLQEFSQKVGYICALETGGKISSKQAYDEIKALWKQLKKSRKRLGIGKPPTENENNENKEDRSEPE, from the coding sequence ATTGAGCTTGCTACGCATAAATCCTTGGAAAACATCATCAAAAAAGACAAGTTTTTGTTTCCCCGCAGCGCCTATCGAGGCAAGTTCACCGTCGAGAATTTGATTTTTGATGCCAACTTGCAAGAGTTCTCCCAAAAAGTTGGTTATATCTGTGCCCTGGAAACAGGCGGTAAAATTTCGTCTAAGCAGGCCTATGACGAGATTAAGGCGTTGTGGAAGCAACTCAAGAAGTCCCGCAAGCGGTTGGGGATTGGTAAGCCACCGACAGAAAATGAAAATAATGAAAATAAAGAAGATCGATCGGAACCAGAATAG
- a CDS encoding ROK family protein — protein MTEEKLTLAIDVGGSGIKAMVLLPDGTPKTERVRLETPQPSTTDAVVATIIKLAEMQGEFDRVSVGFPSVVRNGVTQKANNLGDTWHDFDLAKVLQTEFKRPVRVANDADIQGLGAIAGTGTELVITLGTGFGSALFIDGRLVPNLELCNHYFMHGKNKEKSYEDALGDQALEKIGKKDWNKRLAKAIDSLEALFNYDYLYIGGGNSKHIKFELPSNVKIIPNITGILGGIALWRDV, from the coding sequence ATGACAGAAGAAAAATTGACCCTGGCGATTGATGTGGGCGGCAGTGGCATTAAAGCAATGGTCTTGTTGCCGGATGGTACGCCCAAAACCGAAAGAGTGCGCCTGGAAACGCCGCAACCATCTACAACCGATGCGGTGGTGGCTACGATCATTAAGCTGGCGGAAATGCAGGGCGAGTTCGATCGTGTTTCGGTTGGTTTTCCCAGCGTGGTGCGCAATGGCGTGACCCAGAAGGCAAATAATCTGGGTGATACCTGGCATGATTTTGACCTGGCCAAGGTGTTGCAAACTGAATTTAAACGCCCAGTGCGGGTAGCCAATGATGCGGATATTCAAGGCTTGGGGGCGATCGCTGGCACTGGTACGGAGTTAGTGATTACGCTGGGGACTGGGTTTGGCTCTGCTCTGTTCATTGATGGCAGGCTGGTGCCGAATTTGGAGCTTTGCAATCATTACTTTATGCATGGCAAAAACAAGGAAAAAAGCTATGAAGATGCATTGGGCGATCAGGCGTTAGAAAAGATTGGCAAGAAAGACTGGAATAAGCGTTTAGCCAAGGCGATCGATTCCCTGGAAGCTCTGTTTAATTATGATTATCTTTACATTGGCGGTGGTAATAGCAAGCATATTAAATTTGAGCTGCCCAGTAATGTAAAAATCATCCCCAACATCACTGGTATCCTGGGTGGGATTGCGCTCTGGCGAGATGTTTAA
- a CDS encoding YlxR family protein — MAPKDYRRCISCRRLDHRDHFWRVVRSRDSSGQISVQLDQGMGRSAYICRNADCLKQAQKKNRLARVLRAPVEPTIYERLQARLVAEQAK, encoded by the coding sequence ATGGCCCCTAAGGATTATCGGCGTTGCATCAGTTGTCGGCGGCTGGATCATCGTGACCACTTTTGGCGGGTGGTGCGATCGCGCGATTCGTCCGGTCAAATATCTGTGCAGCTTGATCAGGGGATGGGGCGATCGGCCTACATTTGCCGGAATGCCGATTGTTTGAAACAAGCTCAGAAGAAGAATCGCTTGGCGCGGGTGTTGCGTGCCCCTGTTGAGCCAACTATTTATGAACGATTGCAAGCACGATTAGTGGCAGAACAAGCAAAATAA
- a CDS encoding RecQ family ATP-dependent DNA helicase yields MQIWRDERASVTDHSWQSINQKLKQIWDYDRLYPAQSQVIESMLQGRDTIAVMPTGSGKSLCFQLPALIQDGLTIVISPLIALMTEQVKDLQTRGIAAATINSSLSKNQRYQVLRNLPNLKLLYVSPETLLSAKIWQRLCKPDIHIANLIIDEAHCLVQWGSSFRPTYRRLGVVRAALAKYQPEQSKENRKITIAAFTATADRFTQAEIVKCLELNNPHVININPYRSNLSLNVAIAWTPLCRKQMALRFINQQRDQNGNLSAGLVYVRTRRGAELLTEWLLDNLCTDLTKLNQTASIAAYHAGLPPIERNQIEQNWLAGACPIVVCTSAFGLGINNQQMRWVLHFQPPLTLSEYVQEIGRAGRDGDPAAALLLISEPTGILDPSDRQLHNFFNQQQQNQQTQALALVQQIPPGGNYEQVSRKMAKDNRKQGDRLALGLAILHSMDKLVWHDPHHYELVETVHNSSTIINRDVELNHDLTRSHKDPWRSQRMVLPLVNRLQSMVVIIARRAINKVQNPDRDQSAQLDSYGRAIAQMQTYINDRGCRWRFILEAFSPGEDDLAPTSHSQVGELIAISNLNSVLMPKSSLPQLENGDLTHFKCGHCDRCRQDANLTARASKF; encoded by the coding sequence GTGCAGATATGGCGAGACGAAAGAGCAAGTGTGACCGATCATTCCTGGCAGTCAATTAATCAAAAGCTCAAACAAATCTGGGATTACGATCGCCTCTATCCTGCCCAGTCCCAGGTAATCGAGAGCATGTTGCAAGGCCGCGACACGATCGCAGTTATGCCCACTGGCAGCGGTAAATCATTGTGTTTTCAACTGCCTGCGCTAATTCAAGACGGTCTCACGATCGTGATCTCGCCATTGATCGCCTTGATGACCGAGCAAGTTAAAGATCTGCAAACCAGGGGGATCGCAGCCGCCACGATCAACAGCAGCCTTAGTAAAAATCAGCGATATCAAGTCCTACGCAACTTACCAAACCTAAAACTACTCTACGTCTCACCCGAAACCCTGCTCTCAGCCAAAATATGGCAACGGTTATGTAAGCCAGATATTCACATTGCCAATCTGATTATCGACGAAGCCCATTGTCTGGTGCAGTGGGGTAGCTCGTTTCGGCCTACCTATCGCCGTCTTGGCGTAGTGCGTGCGGCTTTAGCAAAATATCAACCTGAACAGAGCAAAGAGAATAGGAAAATTACGATCGCTGCTTTCACGGCCACCGCCGATCGCTTCACCCAGGCCGAGATCGTTAAATGTTTAGAGCTAAACAATCCCCATGTAATAAATATCAACCCTTATCGATCGAATTTAAGCTTGAACGTGGCGATCGCCTGGACTCCCCTTTGCCGCAAGCAGATGGCCTTAAGGTTCATCAACCAGCAGCGCGATCAAAACGGGAATCTCTCTGCTGGTCTGGTGTATGTGCGTACCCGCCGTGGTGCGGAGTTACTGACTGAATGGTTATTAGACAATTTATGCACCGATCTGACTAAGCTGAATCAAACTGCGTCGATCGCTGCCTATCATGCTGGCTTGCCACCAATTGAGCGTAATCAAATCGAACAAAACTGGCTAGCTGGAGCTTGCCCGATCGTGGTTTGTACCTCCGCTTTTGGTCTGGGAATTAATAACCAACAGATGCGCTGGGTATTGCATTTTCAACCACCCTTAACTCTATCTGAGTATGTACAGGAAATTGGTCGTGCTGGTCGGGATGGCGATCCGGCTGCGGCTCTTTTGCTGATCAGTGAGCCGACGGGAATTTTAGACCCTAGCGATCGGCAACTCCATAACTTTTTCAATCAACAGCAGCAAAATCAACAAACTCAAGCCCTGGCCTTAGTTCAGCAAATCCCCCCTGGTGGTAATTATGAGCAGGTGTCTCGCAAGATGGCTAAAGACAATCGCAAGCAGGGCGATCGCTTGGCGCTGGGGTTAGCTATTCTACATAGTATGGACAAGCTGGTTTGGCACGATCCACATCATTATGAACTGGTTGAAACGGTTCATAACTCTTCAACGATCATTAACCGCGATGTAGAGCTTAATCACGATCTCACCAGATCTCATAAAGATCCTTGGCGATCGCAGCGTATGGTTTTGCCCTTGGTCAATCGCTTGCAAAGCATGGTTGTAATCATTGCCAGGAGAGCAATCAACAAAGTTCAAAATCCCGATCGGGATCAATCTGCCCAGCTAGATAGTTATGGCAGGGCGATCGCCCAAATGCAGACTTATATAAACGATCGCGGCTGTCGATGGCGATTTATTCTAGAAGCATTTAGCCCAGGTGAAGATGACCTTGCCCCTACTTCCCATAGTCAAGTTGGTGAGCTAATTGCAATTAGTAATCTCAACTCAGTTTTGATGCCTAAATCATCACTACCTCAGTTAGAAAATGGCGATCTGACTCACTTTAAATGTGGACATTGCGATCGTTGTCGCCAGGATGCCAATCTGACCGCAAGAGCTTCTAAATTTTAG
- a CDS encoding WD40 repeat domain-containing protein — protein sequence MTEPQTSSSTTYHPYHLVKTLHGHTDSVLAVDFLPDTQTLVSGGYDHTVKLWHVPSGENIRTLLGHKDAVVTVAASPDGKYVASGSADQTIKVWDVASGAEVFTLEEHMDSVLSLAFSPDSQVLASSGSDCTVRLWNLVTGYEIRTISGHGDTVPCVAIDPDGQILASGSSDCTIKLWQLKTGKELATLTGHHNSVLALAFVPAISNGGDRLPQLVSGSYDNSIKLWHLELEASGAIGTSPLVQTLTGHDDSVLAIAVTSDGKQIISSSSDQTIKVWDLSSGAELNLLKGHSSSVISLAISGDDRTIASGSSDKTINIWQA from the coding sequence ATGACAGAACCCCAAACCTCAAGCTCTACCACCTATCACCCCTATCATCTGGTAAAAACTCTGCATGGTCACACTGACTCAGTGCTGGCAGTTGACTTTTTGCCCGATACCCAAACCCTGGTTAGTGGTGGCTATGACCATACTGTCAAACTCTGGCATGTTCCCAGTGGTGAGAATATTCGCACCTTGTTAGGGCATAAGGACGCAGTGGTTACAGTGGCCGCCAGCCCCGATGGTAAATATGTGGCCAGTGGCAGTGCTGACCAAACAATTAAGGTGTGGGATGTGGCCAGCGGAGCGGAGGTGTTCACCCTAGAGGAACATATGGACTCAGTGCTATCACTGGCATTTAGCCCAGATAGTCAGGTTTTAGCCAGCAGTGGTTCCGATTGTACGGTTAGACTTTGGAATCTGGTTACGGGCTATGAAATCCGCACCATTTCTGGACATGGTGATACGGTGCCCTGCGTGGCGATCGATCCGGATGGCCAGATCTTAGCTAGTGGTAGTTCCGATTGCACAATCAAGCTCTGGCAACTTAAAACCGGCAAAGAGTTGGCTACGCTAACAGGTCACCATAACTCGGTTTTAGCTCTGGCGTTTGTGCCAGCTATTAGTAATGGTGGCGATCGATTGCCCCAATTAGTCAGCGGCAGCTATGACAACTCAATCAAGCTTTGGCATTTAGAATTAGAAGCATCTGGGGCGATCGGCACTTCGCCTTTAGTGCAGACGCTAACGGGGCATGATGATTCGGTTTTGGCGATCGCAGTCACCAGTGATGGCAAACAAATTATTAGCAGTAGTTCTGACCAGACCATCAAGGTATGGGATCTGTCTAGTGGGGCAGAACTTAACCTGCTGAAGGGGCATTCTAGCTCGGTGATCAGCTTAGCAATTAGTGGTGATGATCGGACGATCGCCAGTGGTAGCTCGGACAAAACAATCAATATCTGGCAGGCATAA
- a CDS encoding response regulator yields MMPNPLEEVSQYPEEMTMTSTPLGSGSNPTGGVRDGQVVRDASLLILLAALRVMVRSSGILHVETAYHRWKLLLQRGGLVLMEEEGHVIATLTSKLGNRGIRFARIPNWEQKEPNRPYCYPFVSQVFKRYPEQTKSALKEILLENLLALHLEDKFSFVWRPVSDIPDNLPVWQLSLLEGNASKEARQWQQFQYVQHPYQRVQLLDAANMLARVGNDNFPLFARVTTGQHRLSAIADSFKQPIYRTALLLDKLAQKKIVAILPLEQRHSQEALGAGDQPIQPPMNITGPKIFVVDDSPVLLRQFHDLLVEWGYQVSLSDDATTATQLIANYMPAVIFLDINMPGLSGFELIKQIRRQPNLAEIPLVLVTAENSMSNSFRARWANCRFIAKPKTIDDTVTFREQLRTVLRELAPLPTDQLV; encoded by the coding sequence ATGATGCCTAATCCCTTAGAAGAAGTATCTCAATATCCCGAAGAGATGACAATGACATCAACTCCTCTAGGCTCAGGCTCTAATCCTACAGGTGGCGTTAGGGATGGACAAGTTGTTAGAGATGCATCTTTGTTGATTCTGCTAGCGGCATTGCGGGTGATGGTGCGATCGAGTGGCATCCTGCACGTAGAGACCGCCTACCATCGCTGGAAGCTACTACTACAAAGAGGTGGCTTGGTCTTGATGGAAGAAGAAGGACATGTGATTGCGACCCTGACCAGTAAGCTAGGTAATCGCGGCATTAGATTTGCCCGCATCCCCAACTGGGAGCAAAAGGAGCCAAATCGCCCCTACTGCTACCCGTTTGTGAGCCAGGTATTTAAACGCTATCCTGAGCAAACCAAATCAGCTTTAAAAGAAATTCTGCTAGAGAATCTGTTGGCGCTCCACCTGGAAGATAAGTTTTCCTTTGTCTGGCGACCAGTGTCGGATATCCCTGATAATTTACCAGTCTGGCAACTATCTCTGCTTGAGGGCAATGCCAGTAAAGAAGCACGACAATGGCAACAGTTTCAATATGTGCAACATCCTTATCAACGGGTACAACTGCTGGATGCGGCGAATATGCTGGCGCGAGTTGGCAATGATAATTTCCCGCTATTTGCCAGAGTTACCACTGGACAACACAGACTTTCAGCGATCGCCGATAGCTTTAAACAGCCGATTTATCGCACCGCCCTGCTATTGGATAAGCTGGCTCAGAAAAAAATTGTGGCGATTTTACCCCTGGAGCAACGCCACTCGCAAGAAGCTCTAGGGGCAGGCGATCAACCAATCCAACCACCCATGAATATCACTGGCCCGAAGATATTTGTGGTTGATGATTCACCGGTGCTACTCAGACAATTTCATGATCTGTTGGTGGAGTGGGGTTATCAGGTCAGCTTATCCGATGATGCTACTACTGCCACCCAACTGATCGCCAATTACATGCCCGCGGTGATTTTCCTGGATATCAACATGCCCGGTCTAAGTGGGTTTGAATTGATTAAACAAATCCGCCGCCAACCCAATCTAGCCGAAATACCGTTGGTGTTGGTAACCGCAGAAAACAGCATGTCCAATAGCTTTAGAGCCAGGTGGGCAAATTGTCGCTTTATTGCTAAACCCAAAACGATCGATGACACGGTTACATTCCGAGAGCAACTGCGAACTGTTTTGCGAGAACTAGCTCCATTGCCTACCGATCAACTAGTATAA
- a CDS encoding response regulator has product MADHYLIIDDSAAERHLLKSLLVELGHQVDVIETAAGALEKIAQGKYDAVFLDIVLPDQDGYRFLRQVRSNPQTADQYVVLCSTKKTKLEIDYGLKRAKANDYLPKPVNKDALVTVLAKVT; this is encoded by the coding sequence ATGGCTGATCACTATTTAATCATTGACGATAGCGCTGCAGAGCGACATTTACTAAAAAGCTTACTGGTGGAATTGGGACACCAAGTAGATGTAATTGAAACCGCCGCAGGGGCATTAGAAAAAATTGCCCAGGGTAAATATGATGCGGTTTTTCTGGATATAGTGCTTCCTGACCAAGATGGTTATCGATTCCTGCGTCAGGTACGCTCTAATCCACAAACTGCCGATCAATATGTGGTGCTGTGCTCAACCAAGAAAACTAAACTGGAAATTGACTATGGTCTGAAGCGGGCAAAGGCAAATGATTATCTGCCCAAACCAGTTAATAAAGATGCGCTTGTGACTGTATTAGCTAAGGTGACATGA
- a CDS encoding chemotaxis protein CheW, with product MTSSSSGSAASDLTDRSDRFDPTNRNDDIDSGDLAAIDNQRSRYILAAIGEDVLVCADVYVAEIIMAERNYLLSLPFYGNAMLGVIHYQGGIVPLISLRRVFKDLEALIPERLTVVHLSEFTPIAAGAGLVVDRIIGTIDAKQYAQRLKEEPNTTYINLEDLLSQIPAQVWQPQRW from the coding sequence ATGACTAGTAGTAGCTCTGGCTCAGCCGCGAGTGATTTAACCGATCGCAGTGATCGCTTTGATCCCACTAATCGCAACGATGACATTGATTCTGGTGATTTAGCAGCGATCGATAATCAGCGCAGTCGTTATATTCTCGCCGCGATCGGTGAGGATGTTTTGGTCTGTGCAGATGTGTATGTGGCTGAAATTATTATGGCGGAGCGGAATTATCTGTTGTCTCTCCCTTTTTATGGCAATGCGATGCTAGGCGTAATCCATTATCAGGGTGGGATTGTGCCGTTGATTTCGCTCAGGCGGGTGTTCAAGGATCTAGAGGCACTGATTCCAGAGCGACTAACGGTGGTGCATTTATCCGAGTTTACGCCGATCGCAGCGGGGGCGGGTTTGGTGGTCGATCGGATTATTGGCACGATCGATGCCAAGCAGTATGCGCAAAGATTAAAAGAAGAACCAAACACCACTTATATAAACCTGGAAGACCTATTAAGCCAAATTCCGGCGCAAGTGTGGCAACCACAACGGTGGTAA
- a CDS encoding methyl-accepting chemotaxis protein, which translates to MATSKKKKGTVKPTAEMVKLSQRQPKPGLFSGSSIGFRLFLFVAILALMGFGGLGAFFYSRLVRTTRTEIQQQLNAEVNPVAVDLATVEDSMQRQIGQAIAIAGGLTVLALFVVVTWYTRSLNARLQPILDQCNRLVSDRSGQIADLDQSSDEIERLSQSFKQLIEQMQASEQRIREEVALTVQSREQVKRSVELEMESELIETEVGGLLDVVSALEEGDLTVEAEVSDRATGLVADTLNRLIEQLIEIIANVLRSAQQVATGAQDLEALARTSADNTEEQAASVAEGLALVEQVAALAQNTAAQIQTANQALLNVQATVTSGQAAINDLSDGITVLQDGSGKIVQRMKTLGEFVGLAEQFVQDQGQIASLTQVLAINATLVAARAAEQRDPKQFIGVAREFEAIAGQVNDLATQTNEGLAVLQQRTAQIQSVVGAIDSEVQNLGGLVAGFTSGVEKSQDAFYSVRNVTEEVVKVGQTVANSSFEIANASESTAQYIGDISQLAEQTAALTGQARRQSEQMGDLAQRLLERIQFFQLPESELAEPQLPALESNDRFPGESVEPAPEETLETLETTTIDLDADDASLDREQDRENLEDGADFEADAAIADLEPSQTEGAPEADAIVEPSVPDQSEYADESSAAHPERLNQLADSSQNQTDHDFGLELDLDQEIASEPILELDANETGKVDHAELTPPDSEPAVDPADLDIDELLQESVTSAKADFSDHVDLDAEEFDLDADIDFGDNINMTGEAGIEELVDKEIDLDFGSNPNPDSNVDADAEQEAMRN; encoded by the coding sequence ATGGCTACCAGCAAAAAGAAGAAAGGAACTGTAAAGCCCACCGCCGAAATGGTTAAATTGTCCCAGCGTCAGCCCAAACCAGGTCTTTTCTCTGGTTCCTCGATCGGCTTTAGACTGTTTTTGTTCGTAGCAATCTTGGCTCTGATGGGTTTTGGCGGCTTAGGGGCTTTCTTCTATAGCAGACTGGTGCGAACAACCAGAACCGAAATCCAGCAGCAGCTTAATGCAGAAGTTAATCCAGTTGCAGTTGATCTGGCCACCGTGGAAGATTCCATGCAACGCCAGATCGGTCAAGCAATTGCCATTGCAGGTGGTTTGACTGTCCTGGCGCTATTCGTTGTAGTTACATGGTATACGCGCAGTCTTAACGCTCGCTTGCAGCCAATTTTAGATCAGTGTAATCGCCTGGTTTCAGATCGGAGTGGTCAGATTGCCGATCTAGACCAGAGCAGTGATGAGATTGAACGCCTCTCGCAATCATTCAAACAGTTGATTGAGCAGATGCAGGCCAGTGAACAGCGCATTCGGGAAGAGGTGGCCTTGACTGTGCAAAGTCGAGAGCAAGTGAAGCGATCGGTGGAGCTAGAGATGGAATCCGAGTTGATCGAAACCGAGGTGGGTGGGCTGCTGGATGTGGTATCGGCACTGGAAGAAGGCGATCTGACCGTGGAGGCCGAAGTGAGCGATCGGGCAACTGGATTGGTGGCAGATACACTCAACCGCTTGATCGAGCAGTTAATTGAAATTATTGCCAATGTGTTGCGATCGGCGCAACAGGTGGCTACGGGGGCGCAGGACTTGGAAGCATTGGCGCGTACCTCCGCCGACAACACCGAAGAACAAGCAGCATCGGTGGCGGAAGGGTTAGCTCTGGTGGAACAAGTGGCGGCCTTAGCGCAAAATACCGCCGCCCAAATTCAAACTGCCAACCAGGCATTGCTGAACGTGCAGGCCACGGTTACTTCCGGGCAAGCGGCGATCAATGACTTGAGTGACGGGATTACGGTGCTGCAAGATGGTAGCGGCAAGATTGTACAGCGGATGAAGACCCTGGGTGAATTTGTGGGTCTAGCCGAACAGTTTGTGCAGGATCAAGGTCAAATTGCCTCACTGACGCAGGTGCTGGCGATCAACGCTACCCTGGTGGCTGCCCGTGCTGCTGAGCAACGCGATCCTAAGCAGTTCATTGGCGTAGCCCGTGAGTTTGAAGCGATCGCCGGACAAGTAAACGATCTGGCGACCCAAACCAACGAAGGTCTGGCCGTGCTGCAACAACGTACTGCCCAGATTCAATCGGTGGTAGGGGCGATCGACTCCGAGGTGCAGAATCTGGGTGGATTGGTGGCAGGTTTTACCTCCGGCGTAGAAAAATCCCAGGATGCATTCTACAGTGTGCGCAACGTGACCGAAGAGGTGGTCAAAGTGGGGCAAACTGTGGCCAATTCTAGTTTTGAAATTGCTAACGCCTCGGAATCAACCGCCCAATATATTGGTGATATTTCCCAATTGGCGGAACAGACGGCGGCACTGACCGGCCAAGCCAGGAGGCAATCGGAGCAAATGGGAGATCTGGCGCAACGCTTGCTGGAACGGATTCAATTTTTCCAATTACCGGAATCGGAACTGGCTGAGCCCCAGCTACCTGCATTGGAGTCAAACGATCGGTTCCCTGGAGAGTCAGTTGAGCCAGCCCCAGAAGAAACATTAGAAACATTAGAAACAACGACAATAGATCTCGATGCCGATGATGCGTCACTGGATCGGGAGCAGGATCGTGAGAACCTTGAAGATGGAGCAGATTTTGAAGCCGATGCAGCGATCGCCGATCTTGAACCGAGCCAGACAGAGGGAGCACCGGAGGCTGATGCGATTGTTGAGCCTTCTGTTCCAGATCAGTCGGAATATGCAGATGAATCTTCAGCGGCGCATCCAGAGAGGCTGAATCAATTAGCTGACTCCTCTCAAAATCAAACTGATCATGACTTTGGCCTTGAGCTAGATCTCGACCAAGAAATAGCTTCTGAGCCAATTCTAGAGTTAGATGCCAATGAAACAGGCAAGGTGGATCATGCCGAATTAACTCCCCCTGATTCAGAGCCTGCGGTAGATCCAGCCGACCTTGATATTGATGAACTATTGCAGGAAAGTGTGACCAGTGCTAAGGCTGATTTTAGCGATCATGTCGATCTAGATGCCGAAGAATTTGACCTAGATGCGGACATTGACTTTGGCGACAATATCAATATGACTGGTGAAGCGGGAATTGAGGAATTGGTGGACAAGGAGATCGATCTGGACTTTGGCTCAAATCCAAACCCAGATTCAAATGTAGATGCAGATGCAGAGCAAGAGGCCATGCGTAATTAA